A genomic region of Trifolium pratense cultivar HEN17-A07 linkage group LG3, ARS_RC_1.1, whole genome shotgun sequence contains the following coding sequences:
- the LOC123913708 gene encoding lysine histidine transporter-like 8: protein MDEVNHDEAEYFRSEVILLQFSDANFKSPISPTLFIDIHDEPTTNSGSESYSSSSQSEQVEHPKDEWLPLTESRNGNVYYAVFHILNSNIGFQALMVPVAFATLGWVWGSVCLSIAFIWQLYTIFVLIELHESASGKRHSRYLYLAMSAFGERLGKVAALFPVMYLSGGTCVILIITGGGTMKQLFKIICENDNGVKTCSTHSLSGVEWFLVFTCAAIIVSQLPNLNSVAVISLVGVVASITYCTLFWSLSVKKSRPEDVSYSNRLVSQESIVGKISDIVNAIGIIVLAFRGHNVVLEIQGTLPSNFRETSKEPMRRGIIISYILISMCFFPLAIAGFWAYGNKIPDRGLLTAFLQFHKQQVTKFLMGAIHVMVVLHCLSSYQVYAMPVFDNLELRYTILRNEKCPQWLRTCFRLVFGGITFFIAVMFPFLPSFVPLLGGITLVPVTYAYPCFMWLAIKKPCTKGAMWCFNLVLGCLGMLLSVLLMAAAIRTLVDNGLYANFFKP, encoded by the exons ATGGATGAAGTAAATCATGATGAAGCTGAATATTTTAGATCAGAAGTAATTTTGTTACAATTCTCTGATGCAAATTTCAAATCTCCAATATCTCCAACTCTGTTCATAGATATTCATGATGAACCAACCACTAATTCTGGCTCTGAATCTtactcatcatcatcacaaagtGAGCAAGTTGAGCATCCAAAAGATGAGTGGCTTCCATTAACAGAATCAAGAAATGGAAATGTATATTATGCAGTCTTCCATATTCTTAATTCAAACATTGGATTTCAAGCTCTCATGGTTCCTGTTGCCTTTGCTACTCTTGGTTG GGTATGGGGTAGTGTGTGTTTGTCAATAGCATTCATTTGGCAACTTTATACAATATTTGTCCTAATTGAGCTTCATGAATCTGCCTCTGGAAAACGTCACAGTAGATACCTCTATCTTGCTATGTCTGCCTTTG GTGAAAGGTTAGGAAAAGTAGCAGCACTATTTCCTGTAATGTACTTATCAGGAGGTACTTGTGTAATACTTATAATCACGGGTGGCGGGACAATGAAGCAATTATTCAAGATTATTTGCGAAAATGATAATGGAGTTAAGACATGTAGCACACACTCGCTGAGCGGGGTAGAGTGGTTCCTGGTGTTTACTTGTGCTGCCATAATTGTTTCTCAGCTGCCTAATCTCAATTCAGTGGCAGTTATCTCTTTGGTGGGGGTTGTTGCTTCAATCACATACTGCACGCTATTTTGGTCGCTTTCTGTCAAGAAGAGTAGGCCAGAGGATGTGTCCTACAGTAATAGATTGGTTTCACAAGAATCAATTGTAGGGAAAATTAGTGACATTGTGAATGCTATTGGAATTATTGTGCTAGCTTTTAGAGGGCACAATGTTGTGCTAGAAATACAG GGGACACTTCCTTCAAATTTCAGAGAAACATCAAAAGAACCAATGCGCAGAGGAATCATCATTTCATATATACTTATTTCCATGTGTTTCTTTCCCCTCGCAATTGCCGGATTTTGGGCATATGGAAACAAG ATACCAGATCGAGGATTGTTAACGGCATTCTTACAATTCCACAAACAACAAGTAACAAAGTTCTTAATGGGTGCAATCCATGTTATGGTGGTACTTCATTGTTTGAGTAGCTACCAAGTCTATGCCATGCCTGTTTTTGACAACCTAGAACTAAGATACACAATCTTAAGGAATGAAAAATGCCCACAATGGTTAAGAACATGTTTTCGCTTAGTGTTCGGAGGGATCACATTTTTTATAGCGGTCATGTTCCCTTTCTTGCCAAGCTTTGTACCACTCCTTGGTGGAATAACACTTGTTCCCGTCACATATGCATACCCATGTTTCATGTGGCTAGCTATTAAGAAACCTTGTACAAAGGGTGCAATGTGGTGCTTCAACCTTGTGCTTGGTTGCTTAGGGATGCTTCTTAGTGTTCTTTTGATGGCTGCTGCTATAAGGACTTTAGTTGACAATGGGTTATATGCTAATTTCTTCAAACCTTAA